One genomic region from Chthoniobacterales bacterium encodes:
- a CDS encoding DUF533 domain-containing protein, whose product MDRHPRHATESRASRPDIVNPSPDQAQRQGMLGICLMAAFADGNHGDEERDQMQRMAALLGGDDKENSAILQDVLFKRVTLDTLCAPLAGQPAAAQAYEMGAVVCGVDKNLAPEERTFLAELREKLGLAGDAILVTEEIMNPAPAALAKENTLTDQTSPADTERMILNYAILNGALELLPQSLATMAVIPMQMKMVYRIGRAHGVELDAARIKELAAAAGLGLTSQVLEGYARRLLKGLLGKKSMAGKVTGQAASSAFAFASTYALGHVAQAYYGSGRKMTKEQMKTLFDSVSDRARGLYETYLPQIQDKAKGLDLPGVLAAIKSPTSPANV is encoded by the coding sequence ATGGATCGTCACCCGCGTCATGCAACGGAATCCCGTGCTTCGCGTCCCGACATCGTGAATCCGTCGCCCGACCAAGCACAGCGCCAGGGCATGCTCGGCATCTGCCTGATGGCAGCCTTTGCCGACGGCAACCACGGGGATGAGGAGCGCGACCAGATGCAGCGCATGGCCGCCCTGCTCGGCGGCGACGACAAGGAAAACTCGGCCATACTGCAGGACGTGCTGTTCAAGCGCGTCACCCTCGACACATTGTGCGCGCCCCTGGCCGGACAACCCGCCGCCGCGCAAGCCTACGAAATGGGGGCAGTCGTCTGCGGGGTCGACAAAAATCTGGCACCGGAAGAGCGGACGTTTCTCGCGGAGTTGCGCGAAAAACTAGGACTGGCCGGCGACGCGATCCTCGTCACCGAGGAAATCATGAATCCAGCCCCGGCCGCGCTCGCCAAGGAAAACACGCTGACGGACCAAACATCTCCGGCCGACACCGAGCGCATGATCCTCAACTATGCCATCCTCAACGGCGCGCTCGAATTGTTGCCGCAGAGCCTGGCCACCATGGCCGTGATTCCGATGCAAATGAAGATGGTTTACCGCATCGGCCGCGCGCACGGCGTCGAACTCGATGCCGCACGCATCAAAGAACTTGCCGCGGCGGCGGGACTCGGCCTCACCTCGCAGGTGCTGGAAGGTTATGCGCGGCGTCTGCTCAAGGGCCTGCTCGGCAAGAAAAGCATGGCCGGCAAAGTGACGGGCCAAGCTGCGAGTTCAGCGTTCGCGTTCGCTTCGACCTATGCGCTCGGTCATGTGGCGCAGGCTTATTACGGGAGCGGACGGAAAATGACAAAGGAGCAAATGAAGACGTTGTTCGATTCGGTCTCCGACCGCGCGCGCGGCCTGTATGAGACTTATCTTCCCCAAATCCAAGACAAGGCCAAGGGTCTGGACTTGCCCGGAGTTCTCGCGGCGATAAAGTCCCCCACCTCGCCAGCGAACGTCTGA
- a CDS encoding DUF1232 domain-containing protein, whose translation MKTPEPAVSTDEFIIKQSRDTTADELRGLRRFVGALDQKKKAAAAGGHPDLAEGVATLGALLASPEVTDATDPLPPHLAEAGAALRYVLKGIDIIPDSVPGLGLADDEWIVTRVMQRNPVLRVPTS comes from the coding sequence ATGAAAACTCCCGAACCCGCCGTCTCGACCGACGAATTCATCATCAAGCAAAGCCGTGACACCACAGCCGACGAACTGCGCGGTCTGCGACGCTTCGTCGGGGCGTTGGACCAAAAGAAAAAGGCTGCCGCCGCGGGCGGACACCCGGATTTGGCCGAGGGCGTCGCCACTCTCGGTGCGCTGTTGGCCAGTCCGGAAGTCACCGACGCGACGGATCCGCTGCCGCCGCACCTCGCCGAGGCGGGCGCCGCGTTGCGCTATGTGCTGAAAGGGATCGACATAATCCCCGATTCCGTCCCGGGCCTCGGCCTGGCCGATGACGAATGGATCGTCACCCGCGTCATGCAACGGAATCCCGTGCTTCGCGTCCCGACATCGTGA
- the xerD gene encoding site-specific tyrosine recombinase XerD translates to MTGEIEEFILHLATERGLSDNYQLSTRSSLELFAGWAGGEAQVGSWSKVTPEQIGGFLGWRKRAGMSAATIRLHAVALRVFFRFLVKRGVLASDPTEFLGIPKIEAYLPETLSRDEVGRLLAAAGGKTPLELRDRAILELLYASGLRVSELCNARLENLDLDKGFIRVVGKGNKQRLVPVGAAAREAVGRYLTSGRPELVGKKTGGEVFLSVRGRKLTNQRIWQLVVALGKRAGLEKNIHPHTLRHSFATHLLEGGADLRIIQEMLGHADISTTQIYTHVDTRQLHKAHRQFHPRARK, encoded by the coding sequence GTGACCGGGGAAATCGAAGAGTTTATCCTGCACTTGGCCACCGAGCGCGGTCTCTCCGACAATTACCAGCTCAGCACGCGGTCCTCGCTCGAGCTTTTTGCCGGATGGGCCGGCGGCGAAGCGCAGGTTGGGTCATGGTCGAAGGTGACGCCCGAGCAGATCGGCGGATTCCTCGGTTGGCGCAAACGCGCCGGCATGTCGGCCGCCACCATCAGGCTGCACGCCGTGGCCTTGCGGGTTTTCTTCCGCTTCCTCGTGAAACGCGGGGTGCTCGCCTCCGATCCCACCGAATTCCTCGGCATTCCGAAAATCGAGGCCTATCTGCCGGAGACGCTCTCGCGCGACGAAGTGGGGCGTCTGCTCGCCGCCGCGGGGGGAAAAACGCCGCTGGAATTGCGCGACCGCGCCATCCTCGAATTGCTCTATGCCAGCGGGCTGCGCGTCTCGGAACTTTGCAATGCGCGGTTGGAGAATCTCGACCTCGACAAGGGTTTTATCCGCGTCGTCGGCAAAGGCAACAAGCAGCGGCTTGTTCCTGTCGGCGCCGCGGCGCGCGAGGCGGTCGGGCGCTACCTGACTTCCGGACGCCCGGAACTGGTCGGCAAAAAGACCGGCGGGGAAGTGTTCCTTTCCGTTCGCGGGCGCAAGCTGACCAACCAGCGCATCTGGCAACTGGTTGTGGCCTTGGGCAAGCGGGCCGGTTTGGAAAAAAACATCCATCCCCACACGCTGCGTCATTCGTTCGCCACGCACCTGCTCGAGGGTGGCGCGGATCTGCGCATCATCCAGGAGATGCTCGGTCACGCCGATATTTCGACCACGCAGATCTACACGCACGTGGACACGCGGCAGTTGCACAAAGCCCACCGGCAGTTCCACCCGCGCGCGCGGAAATGA
- the yajC gene encoding preprotein translocase subunit YajC has product MNLPLFLAQAAPEQPPVLFQFMPLIIIAVLFYFLLIRPQQKKQKEHQNLIASVKTGDKVVTSAGIHGIVSNVKEHTILLKVADNVKIEMDKAAVASVTKAAENA; this is encoded by the coding sequence ATGAATTTGCCGCTTTTTCTCGCACAAGCCGCGCCGGAGCAGCCGCCGGTTTTGTTCCAATTCATGCCGCTCATCATCATCGCGGTGCTGTTCTATTTCCTCCTCATCCGGCCGCAGCAAAAGAAACAAAAGGAACACCAGAATCTGATCGCCAGCGTCAAGACCGGCGACAAGGTCGTGACCAGCGCCGGCATCCACGGAATCGTTTCCAACGTCAAGGAGCACACCATCCTGCTCAAGGTCGCGGACAACGTTAAGATCGAGATGGACAAGGCGGCGGTGGCCAGCGTGACCAAAGCGGCGGAAAACGCCTGA
- the secD gene encoding protein translocase subunit SecD produces MSPTLIFFAGLLILALFIWYFLTDLSARKRHIGLVLTILLVALCIEAIIPPEKKIRLGLDLQGGTSFLLRLVGQEGEQVTPATLDQAIEVIRKRVDQFGVSEPVIAAQGRDRILVQIPGLDTKQLAQTKEQLQRVAKLEFALVHPQSEAVLAQVDAGTGVLPPGYVLKEYKDTIEGKEQTLRLLVKQRPDLTGDRVTAANPFYDVQGYGVAMTLDSEGAKMFGDLTTANVGQRLAIMLDGDVQSAPNIRQPIYGGQAVITGRFDDKEARNLASVLENPLRTPVEIEETRSVSASLGADSIKSGIGAGLLGLALTLVFVLLYYRLAGLVACLALSVNMVMLFGAMCMFNFVLTLPGIAGIILTIGMAIDANVLIFERLREEMAAGKSLAAALNSAYDKAFSAIFDSNLTTLITSAILFWQATGPVKGFAIALTLGIVASMFSALLFTRTCFSYMLENLGLKKLRMLNWIPSRSIDFIGKRHMALAVSLILILGSVGFFAWRGEKNFGVDFTGGDLVVLAAQKVVPLANVRRSVETAGFTDSTIQSSVEEGRELVTIQSRVNSAGAIVAGLQKDFPDAGWTVEQSDTVGPRVGRELAGRSLFALALGLVGILIYVTVRFEFAFALGAIVALLHDVIITVGVFSMLGREISLVMVGAVLTIAGYSINDTIVVFDRVREGLRGGMRGSVASVMNTCINETLGRTILTGGTTLLATGALFFLGGPVLSDFALAILIGILVGTYSSIFVAAPIVLWWSKWTGRSIKREVLGDVAQSAS; encoded by the coding sequence ATGAGCCCGACCCTGATTTTCTTCGCCGGCCTGCTGATCCTGGCCTTGTTCATCTGGTATTTCCTCACCGATCTGAGCGCGCGCAAGCGCCACATCGGCCTTGTCCTCACCATTCTTCTCGTGGCGCTGTGCATCGAGGCCATCATTCCGCCGGAGAAAAAAATCCGCCTCGGCCTCGACCTGCAGGGCGGCACGTCGTTCCTGCTGAGGCTCGTCGGGCAGGAGGGCGAGCAGGTCACCCCGGCAACCCTCGACCAAGCCATCGAGGTCATCCGCAAACGCGTGGACCAGTTCGGCGTGAGCGAACCCGTCATCGCCGCGCAGGGTCGCGACCGCATCCTCGTCCAGATCCCGGGTCTCGACACGAAGCAACTCGCGCAGACCAAAGAGCAGCTCCAGCGCGTGGCGAAACTCGAGTTCGCCCTCGTCCATCCACAGAGCGAGGCGGTCCTTGCACAGGTCGATGCCGGCACCGGCGTCCTGCCCCCCGGCTACGTGCTCAAGGAATACAAGGACACCATCGAGGGCAAGGAACAGACGCTGCGTCTTTTGGTCAAACAGCGCCCCGACCTCACCGGCGACCGCGTCACGGCGGCGAACCCGTTCTACGACGTCCAGGGCTACGGCGTGGCCATGACCCTCGACAGCGAGGGGGCGAAAATGTTCGGTGACCTCACCACGGCCAACGTCGGCCAGCGACTTGCCATCATGCTCGACGGCGACGTGCAAAGCGCGCCGAATATCCGCCAGCCGATCTACGGCGGACAAGCGGTCATCACCGGGCGTTTCGACGACAAGGAGGCGCGCAACCTCGCCAGTGTTCTGGAAAACCCGCTCCGCACCCCCGTGGAGATCGAGGAAACTCGCAGCGTCTCCGCATCGCTCGGCGCGGACTCGATCAAGAGCGGCATCGGCGCTGGTTTGCTGGGCCTCGCGCTCACCCTGGTTTTCGTCCTGCTTTATTACCGTCTGGCCGGTCTGGTCGCTTGCCTCGCACTCTCGGTCAACATGGTGATGCTCTTCGGGGCGATGTGCATGTTCAACTTCGTCCTGACCCTTCCCGGCATCGCGGGCATCATCCTCACCATCGGCATGGCCATCGACGCCAACGTGCTCATCTTCGAGCGCCTGCGCGAGGAGATGGCCGCCGGCAAGTCCCTCGCCGCCGCGCTCAATTCGGCTTATGACAAAGCCTTCTCCGCCATTTTCGACTCGAACCTCACCACCCTCATCACCTCGGCCATCCTTTTCTGGCAGGCGACCGGACCGGTGAAAGGATTCGCCATCGCGCTCACCCTCGGCATCGTGGCTTCGATGTTCTCGGCGCTGCTCTTCACCCGCACCTGCTTCAGCTACATGCTCGAGAATCTGGGGCTCAAGAAACTGCGCATGCTCAACTGGATCCCGTCGCGCAGCATCGACTTCATCGGCAAACGCCACATGGCCCTCGCCGTCTCGCTGATCCTCATCCTCGGATCGGTCGGCTTCTTCGCCTGGCGCGGGGAAAAGAACTTCGGTGTCGATTTCACCGGCGGCGACCTCGTGGTTCTCGCGGCACAGAAAGTTGTGCCCCTCGCCAACGTCCGGCGCAGCGTGGAAACCGCCGGCTTCACCGACAGCACCATCCAGAGTTCGGTCGAGGAAGGCCGCGAACTCGTCACCATCCAGAGCCGCGTGAACAGCGCGGGCGCCATCGTCGCCGGCCTGCAGAAAGATTTTCCCGACGCCGGATGGACCGTCGAACAAAGCGACACGGTCGGTCCGCGCGTGGGCCGGGAACTTGCCGGACGCTCGCTCTTCGCCCTCGCGCTCGGACTCGTTGGAATCCTGATCTACGTCACGGTGCGCTTCGAGTTCGCCTTCGCACTGGGCGCCATCGTCGCGTTGCTGCACGACGTCATCATCACCGTCGGCGTGTTTTCCATGCTCGGGCGCGAAATCTCGCTCGTCATGGTCGGCGCCGTCCTGACCATCGCCGGCTATTCCATCAACGACACGATCGTCGTGTTCGACCGCGTGCGCGAGGGCCTGCGGGGCGGAATGCGCGGCTCCGTGGCGTCGGTGATGAACACCTGCATCAACGAAACGCTCGGGCGCACCATTCTGACCGGCGGCACGACCCTGCTGGCCACCGGTGCGCTCTTTTTCCTCGGCGGCCCCGTGCTCAGCGACTTCGCCCTCGCCATCCTCATCGGCATCCTTGTCGGCACCTATTCGTCCATTTTCGTCGCTGCCCCGATCGTCCTCTGGTGGTCGAAATGGACCGGACGGAGCATCAAGCGCGAGGTCCTTGGCGACGTGGCGCAGTCGGCTTCCTGA
- a CDS encoding phosphoribosylaminoimidazolesuccinocarboxamide synthase, with protein sequence MTDLRIPGWDLLRRGKVRDIYVSDDRALVVASDRLSVAERVLPDPIPGKGRVVTALSAFWFQRLDFAPSHFVTADFAAFPADLKKFEEALSGRSMLCLRTRPLPVECGACGYLSGAAWAEYRQRGTVGGHELPRGLREASKLPKPVFTAARRSADGREEPVAWDQCRRLLGDDLALQVREASLEIYEYGCVQAAHAGVIVADTKFEFALRGEELVLAGHCMTPDSSGFWPADRWEPGVHPPSFDKQFVRDYLAESGWTPDDPPPHLPADVIERTAAKYREAYERLVLGRRPS encoded by the coding sequence ATGACGGACCTCCGCATTCCCGGCTGGGATTTGCTGCGCCGCGGCAAGGTCCGCGACATCTACGTTTCAGACGATCGCGCCCTTGTGGTCGCCTCGGACAGGTTGTCGGTGGCCGAACGCGTCCTGCCCGACCCGATCCCGGGGAAGGGCCGGGTTGTCACCGCACTGTCGGCTTTTTGGTTCCAGCGGCTGGATTTCGCACCGAGCCATTTCGTCACCGCGGATTTCGCGGCCTTTCCGGCCGACCTGAAAAAGTTCGAGGAGGCTTTGTCCGGGCGGTCGATGCTTTGCCTGAGGACGCGGCCTTTGCCGGTGGAATGCGGGGCATGCGGTTATCTTTCCGGAGCCGCGTGGGCCGAATACCGCCAGCGGGGCACGGTGGGCGGACACGAATTGCCGCGGGGGCTGCGCGAAGCCTCCAAGTTGCCGAAACCGGTTTTCACGGCCGCGCGCCGTTCGGCCGACGGACGCGAGGAGCCGGTCGCGTGGGACCAGTGCCGGCGTTTGCTCGGCGACGATCTTGCCTTGCAGGTTCGCGAGGCTTCGCTGGAGATTTACGAATACGGGTGCGTGCAGGCGGCGCACGCCGGCGTGATCGTGGCCGACACGAAGTTCGAGTTTGCCCTGCGCGGCGAGGAGTTGGTGCTGGCCGGCCATTGCATGACGCCCGACTCTTCCGGTTTCTGGCCGGCCGATCGTTGGGAGCCGGGAGTCCACCCGCCGAGTTTCGACAAACAATTCGTGCGCGACTATCTCGCGGAATCGGGTTGGACCCCGGACGATCCTCCGCCGCATCTGCCGGCCGATGTCATCGAACGCACGGCGGCCAAATACCGCGAAGCCTACGAGCGCCTCGTCCTGGGGCGGCGACCGTCGTGA
- a CDS encoding LysR family transcriptional regulator, translating into MRKNRMNLQINYHHLRYFLAVAAEGGIKAASQVLHVSPPTLSAQVRELEGFLGLPLFLREGKRLVPTEAGRVVRRYAERIFNLGDEMVEVVRRGSPEGPQTFFVGIVDAVPKFLASAILVRAWQELPGLRVVVREGLSSELFPALAAHQLDLVIGNEPPPAALKTAVFSRRAGRFGVSFAASPALARRFKRSRGLDGFPVLVPTSESPLRRDLDRWWRDNGIRPDIRGEFDDAAAMGEMAAGGAGAAPLPDPVLREIAKRYGLVRLPVKTGIDEEVHVVTAERQFSHEALRVIARLSAEVVSSFRKPTAPRRQGPRA; encoded by the coding sequence ATGAGGAAAAACCGCATGAATCTCCAGATCAACTACCACCACCTGCGCTACTTTCTCGCTGTCGCCGCCGAGGGCGGGATCAAGGCGGCGTCGCAGGTCCTGCACGTATCCCCGCCGACGCTGAGTGCGCAGGTGAGGGAGTTGGAGGGGTTTCTCGGGCTGCCGCTCTTCCTGCGCGAGGGTAAACGCCTTGTGCCCACCGAAGCGGGCCGGGTGGTGCGGCGCTATGCCGAGCGCATCTTCAACCTCGGCGATGAAATGGTCGAAGTGGTCCGTCGTGGAAGCCCGGAGGGGCCTCAGACGTTCTTCGTGGGGATCGTCGATGCAGTGCCGAAGTTTCTTGCGTCCGCCATCCTCGTGCGTGCCTGGCAGGAGTTGCCCGGTCTTCGCGTCGTGGTGCGCGAGGGGCTTTCGAGCGAATTATTCCCCGCACTCGCCGCGCACCAACTGGATCTGGTCATCGGCAACGAACCTCCGCCGGCCGCGCTGAAGACGGCGGTGTTCAGCCGCCGGGCGGGCCGCTTCGGCGTTTCCTTTGCCGCCTCGCCGGCGCTCGCACGGAGATTCAAACGCAGCCGCGGGCTGGACGGTTTTCCCGTGCTCGTGCCGACAAGCGAGTCGCCGCTGCGGAGGGATCTCGACCGCTGGTGGCGGGACAACGGGATCCGGCCGGACATCCGCGGAGAGTTCGACGACGCGGCTGCCATGGGCGAGATGGCCGCCGGGGGCGCGGGTGCTGCGCCTTTGCCCGATCCCGTGCTGCGCGAAATCGCCAAACGCTACGGTCTTGTGCGGTTGCCGGTGAAAACGGGCATCGACGAGGAAGTCCACGTGGTTACGGCCGAGCGGCAGTTCTCGCACGAGGCACTCCGGGTCATCGCCCGGTTGTCGGCCGAGGTCGTCAGCTCGTTCAGGAAGCCGACTGCGCCACGTCGCCAAGGACCTCGCGCTTGA
- a CDS encoding zinc metallopeptidase, translated as MTTTALLLFAGTMLLSLWASARVKRTYRRYSAQPALSGLTGAETARRILENEGVVNVEVVPQQGELTDHYDPLHRRLVLSEENFHGNSVAAVAVSAHEAGHAIQHARAYGPLHLRMAAVGATQFASQIVMWLPLLGLFTSVISPTTAIMLMAGGWGIIMFFNLVTLPVEFDASRRARLALRSSGAIATVSESEGVDRVLNAAALTYVAAFITSLAYFLWHLLPLLAGRRE; from the coding sequence ATGACAACCACCGCACTGCTTCTCTTCGCCGGAACAATGCTCCTGTCACTCTGGGCATCGGCCCGGGTCAAACGCACCTACCGCCGCTACTCGGCACAGCCCGCTTTGTCGGGCCTCACGGGAGCCGAGACGGCGCGTCGCATCCTCGAAAACGAGGGTGTCGTGAATGTGGAGGTCGTCCCGCAACAGGGCGAATTGACCGACCACTACGATCCCCTGCACCGCCGCCTCGTTCTGAGCGAGGAGAACTTCCACGGCAACTCCGTGGCCGCGGTTGCCGTCTCCGCGCACGAGGCCGGGCACGCCATTCAGCATGCGCGCGCTTACGGTCCCCTGCACCTTCGCATGGCCGCGGTGGGCGCCACGCAATTCGCGAGCCAGATCGTCATGTGGCTGCCGCTGCTCGGGCTCTTCACCAGCGTCATTTCGCCGACCACGGCCATCATGCTCATGGCGGGCGGTTGGGGAATCATCATGTTCTTCAACCTCGTCACTCTCCCCGTCGAGTTCGACGCCTCCCGTCGCGCCCGCCTGGCGCTGCGTTCCAGCGGAGCCATCGCCACGGTCTCGGAATCCGAGGGCGTCGATCGTGTGCTCAACGCGGCGGCGCTCACCTATGTGGCGGCGTTCATAACATCCCTGGCCTATTTCCTCTGGCACCTCCTGCCGCTGCTGGCCGGACGCCGGGAATAA
- a CDS encoding TerC family protein, whose translation MNEIPLMWWVAFNAFVIAMLALDLGVFHRKAHVVAIKEALGWSAVWIAMALAFNVWVYFQLGPQKGTEFLTGYLIEKSLSVDNVFVFAVLFTYFGIPPQYQHRVLFWGIFGALIMRAAMIFAGAALISNFSWIIYVFAALLIFTGIKMALGDHEAIDPEKNIALRLLRRFMPVTKEFHGQKFFVRQNGVRAATPLFAVLLCIEVTDVVFAVDSIPAIFAITQDTFIVYTSNVFAILGLRALYFALSGLLPYFHFLKYGLGVILVFVGIKMSLAHTAWKIDTSISLGVVAGILALSVIASVVHRRITEKQP comes from the coding sequence ATGAATGAAATACCCTTGATGTGGTGGGTGGCCTTCAACGCCTTCGTCATCGCCATGTTGGCCCTCGACCTCGGAGTTTTCCACCGCAAAGCCCACGTCGTCGCCATTAAAGAGGCCCTCGGTTGGTCGGCCGTCTGGATCGCAATGGCACTGGCCTTCAACGTCTGGGTTTACTTCCAGCTCGGCCCGCAGAAAGGCACCGAATTCCTCACCGGGTATCTCATCGAGAAATCGCTTTCCGTCGACAACGTCTTCGTCTTCGCGGTGCTCTTCACCTACTTCGGCATCCCGCCGCAGTATCAGCACCGCGTCCTCTTCTGGGGGATTTTCGGCGCGCTCATCATGCGCGCGGCCATGATCTTCGCCGGCGCGGCGCTGATCAGCAATTTCAGCTGGATCATCTATGTCTTCGCCGCGTTGCTGATTTTCACCGGCATCAAGATGGCCCTGGGCGACCACGAGGCCATCGATCCGGAGAAGAACATCGCCCTGCGCTTGCTGCGGCGATTCATGCCGGTGACCAAGGAGTTCCACGGACAGAAATTTTTCGTCCGCCAGAACGGCGTGCGCGCCGCCACACCGCTCTTCGCGGTGCTGCTTTGCATCGAGGTGACCGACGTCGTTTTCGCCGTCGATTCCATCCCGGCCATCTTCGCCATCACGCAGGACACGTTCATCGTCTACACGTCGAACGTCTTCGCCATCCTCGGGTTGCGCGCGCTTTACTTCGCGCTTTCCGGCCTGCTGCCCTACTTCCACTTCCTGAAATACGGCCTCGGCGTGATCCTTGTCTTCGTCGGTATCAAGATGTCTCTCGCCCACACCGCTTGGAAGATCGACACTTCGATTTCGCTCGGCGTCGTGGCCGGCATCCTCGCACTGTCGGTCATCGCCTCGGTGGTCCACAGGCGGATAACGGAAAAACAACCGTGA
- a CDS encoding LL-diaminopimelate aminotransferase — MAYLNENYFKLKAGYLFPEIARRVKAFGEAHPDAAAKIIRCGIGDVTEPLPAACIEALHKAVDEMAHRDTFRGYGPEQGYDFLRHAIAQHDFRDRGLEVEDDEIFVSDGSKCDCGNILDIFGPGNRIAVMDPVYPVYVDTNVMVGNTGDADEKGAYAGLVYLPCTAENGFVPTIPKEAVDLIYLCYPNNPTGAVAKRDQLAKWVEYARKHKAVILFDAAYEAYVRTPGVPHSIYEIEGARECAIEFRSFSKNGGFTGLRCAFTVVPKSLHARTRGGESKPIHPLWLRNHTTKFNGVSYPVQRAAEAIYSPNGRQQVDALVDFYMENARILREAVAGAGLKVYGGVDAPYIWVRGPEGVASWTMFDFLLREANIVTTPGSGFGAAGEGYFRISAFNSRERAQEAAKRLASLDFTKAG; from the coding sequence ATGGCCTACCTCAACGAAAACTATTTCAAACTCAAAGCCGGCTACCTTTTTCCCGAGATCGCGCGGCGTGTAAAAGCTTTCGGTGAAGCGCACCCGGACGCGGCGGCAAAAATCATCCGCTGCGGGATCGGCGACGTGACCGAACCGCTTCCCGCCGCGTGCATCGAAGCGCTGCACAAAGCGGTGGACGAAATGGCGCACCGCGACACATTCCGCGGCTACGGACCCGAGCAAGGCTACGACTTCCTGCGCCACGCCATCGCGCAGCACGACTTCCGCGACCGCGGGCTTGAGGTGGAAGACGACGAAATTTTCGTGTCCGACGGATCGAAGTGCGACTGCGGCAACATCCTCGACATCTTCGGTCCGGGCAACCGCATCGCGGTGATGGATCCGGTCTATCCGGTCTATGTGGATACGAACGTGATGGTCGGCAACACTGGCGATGCGGACGAGAAAGGCGCGTATGCGGGGCTCGTTTACCTTCCCTGCACCGCGGAGAACGGATTTGTTCCGACGATCCCCAAGGAAGCCGTCGATCTGATTTATCTTTGCTACCCGAACAACCCGACGGGCGCGGTGGCCAAGCGCGATCAGCTCGCCAAGTGGGTCGAATACGCGCGCAAGCACAAGGCCGTGATTCTTTTCGACGCGGCTTACGAAGCCTACGTGCGCACGCCCGGCGTGCCGCACTCGATCTACGAAATCGAAGGCGCACGCGAGTGCGCCATCGAGTTCCGCAGCTTTTCGAAAAACGGCGGGTTCACCGGCCTGCGCTGCGCGTTCACCGTCGTTCCGAAGTCGCTCCACGCACGCACCCGCGGTGGCGAGAGCAAGCCGATCCATCCGCTCTGGCTGCGCAATCACACGACGAAATTCAACGGCGTGTCCTATCCGGTGCAGCGCGCGGCCGAAGCGATCTATTCGCCCAACGGGCGCCAGCAAGTCGATGCGCTGGTCGATTTTTACATGGAAAACGCGCGCATCCTGCGGGAGGCGGTGGCCGGCGCCGGACTCAAAGTTTATGGCGGCGTCGATGCGCCTTACATCTGGGTGCGCGGACCCGAAGGCGTCGCCAGTTGGACGATGTTCGACTTTCTCTTGCGCGAGGCCAACATCGTGACGACCCCTGGCAGCGGCTTCGGCGCGGCGGGCGAAGGTTATTTCCGCATCTCCGCCTTCAACAGCCGCGAACGCGCACAGGAAGCGGCCAAGCGCCTTGCTTCGCTGGACTTCACAAAGGCCGGCTGA
- a CDS encoding stilbene synthase, with the protein MRLASLASAVPPARFTQHDVWEILRKCKSVRALRTSSRGLLEKILCGPSGIDTRHFATADPEALFAMDAGSLSRHYEKEAPRLAVQALAAALQRAGLRAADLDALFLCSCTGYLCPGPSSHVAEQLGMRADAVLHDVVGLGCGAAIPTLRAAAAHIAANPSHVVATVAVEICSAAFFVADDPGVLISLCLFGDAASAAVWSADARGPRIGNFVSVHRPEHREAIRFVNDGGYLRNRLDRSVPAIAAAAVGKLVGDHPGHDGPPKLITHPGGRDVLDAIAATLPDHCMQSSREAMRRFGNCSSPSVLLALEIDMEHETPHRGPRSLTAFGAGFSCHAAVLG; encoded by the coding sequence ATGCGCCTCGCTTCCCTTGCCAGCGCCGTTCCACCGGCACGTTTCACGCAGCACGACGTCTGGGAGATTTTGAGAAAGTGCAAGTCCGTGCGCGCGTTGCGCACCTCGTCGCGCGGACTTCTCGAGAAAATCTTGTGCGGTCCGTCAGGCATCGACACGCGGCATTTCGCCACCGCCGATCCCGAGGCGCTCTTCGCGATGGATGCAGGCAGCCTTTCTCGGCACTACGAGAAAGAGGCTCCGCGACTCGCGGTCCAAGCGCTTGCCGCAGCACTGCAACGCGCCGGACTGCGCGCCGCCGACCTGGACGCCCTGTTCCTCTGTTCGTGCACGGGATACCTCTGCCCCGGACCCTCGAGCCATGTGGCGGAGCAACTCGGTATGCGCGCGGACGCAGTCCTGCACGATGTCGTGGGACTTGGTTGCGGCGCGGCTATTCCCACGCTTCGCGCGGCGGCCGCACACATCGCGGCGAACCCGTCGCACGTCGTCGCCACCGTTGCCGTGGAAATTTGCTCGGCGGCATTCTTCGTGGCCGACGATCCCGGCGTGCTTATTTCGCTCTGCCTGTTCGGCGATGCCGCGAGTGCGGCGGTGTGGTCGGCAGATGCAAGGGGGCCGCGCATCGGCAACTTTGTCTCGGTGCATCGGCCAGAGCACCGCGAGGCCATCCGGTTCGTCAACGATGGCGGATACCTTCGCAACCGGCTCGACCGCAGCGTTCCCGCCATAGCCGCGGCCGCGGTCGGAAAACTTGTCGGCGATCACCCCGGGCACGACGGTCCGCCGAAACTCATCACCCATCCGGGCGGGCGTGACGTCCTCGACGCAATTGCGGCAACGTTGCCCGACCACTGCATGCAATCCAGCCGCGAGGCCATGCGCCGGTTCGGCAACTGCTCCTCGCCGAGCGTTCTTCTCGCGCTGGAAATCGATATGGAGCACGAAACGCCCCACCGCGGGCCGCGATCGCTCACGGCCTTCGGCGCGGGATTCTCCTGCCACGCGGCCGTGCTCGGCTGA